One genomic region from Apodemus sylvaticus chromosome 1, mApoSyl1.1, whole genome shotgun sequence encodes:
- the Cd2bp2 gene encoding CD2 antigen cytoplasmic tail-binding protein 2 isoform X1 encodes MPKRKVTFQGVGEEEDEDEISVPKKKLGDPVAGAGGPGSRFKGKHSLDSDEEDDDEEGSSKYDILASEDVEGQEAATLPSEGGVRITPFNLQEEMEEGHFDADGNYFLNQDAQIRDSWLDNIDWVRIKERPPDKQQVSDSEEEDSLGQTPMSAQALLEGLLELLLPRETVAGALRRLGARGGGKGNSKGTGRPNSPQRLDRLSGLADQMVARGNLGVYQETRERLAMRLKGLGCRTQGSHDPTPPPSLDMFAEEVAEGELETPTPSHKEEAEAAGDGLMDVMWEYKWENTGDAELYGPFTSAQMQFCLLSLQTWVSEGYFPDGVYCRKLDPPGGQFYNSKRIDFDLYT; translated from the exons ATGCCAAAGAGAAAAGTGACTTTTCAGGGTGttggagaggaggaggatgaagatgaAATCAGTGTTCCCAAAAAGAAG CTGGGGGACCCTGTGGCTggagcaggtggtcctgggagcCGCTTCAAAGGCAAACACTCTTTAGACAGTGATGAggaggatgatgatgaggaggggTCCAGCAAATACGATATCCTGGCCTCAGAGGATGTAGAAG gtcaggaagcagctaCTCTCCCCAGTGAGGGGGGTGTGAGGATTACACCCTTCAACCtgcaggaagagatggaggaaggccACTTTGATGCGGATGGCAACTACTTCCTGAACCAGGATGCGCAGATCCGAGACAGCTGGCTGGACAACATTGACTGG GTGAGGATCAAGGAACGGCCACCTGATAAGCAACAGGTCTCGGACTCAGAGGAAGAAGACAGCCTGGGTCAGACGCCAATGAGTGCCCAGGCACTCCTGGAGGGACTTTTGGAGTTGTTATTGCCAAGAGAGACAGTGGCTGGGGCTCTTAGGCGGCTGGGAGCCCGAGGAGGAGGCAAAGGGAACAGCAAGGGGACTGGGCGGCCCAATTCCCCCCAGCGTCTAGACCGGCTGTCTGGGTTAGCTGATCAGATGGTAGCTCGAGGCAACCTTGGCGTATACCAGGAAACAAGGGAACGGTTGGCTATGCGACTGAAGGGTTTGGGGTGTCGGACCCAGGGATCCCATGACCCCACACCTCCACCCTCCCTGGACATGTTTGCTGAGGAAGTGGCCGAGGGGGAGCTGGAAACCCCAACCCCATCCCATAAAGAAG aagcagaggcagcaggagatGGTCTGATGGATGTGATGTGGGAGTATAAATGGGAGAACACAGGGGATGCTGAGCTGTACGGACCCTTCACCAGTGCCCAGATGCAG ttttgtcttctgtctttacAGACCTGGGTGAGCGAAGGTTACTTCCCAGATGGCGTTTATTGCCGGAAGCTGGACCCTCCAGGCGGCCAGTTCTACAATTCCAAGCGCATTGATTTTGATCTCTACACGTGA
- the Cd2bp2 gene encoding CD2 antigen cytoplasmic tail-binding protein 2 isoform X2: MPKRKVTFQGVGEEEDEDEISVPKKKLGDPVAGAGGPGSRFKGKHSLDSDEEDDDEEGSSKYDILASEDVEGQEAATLPSEGGVRITPFNLQEEMEEGHFDADGNYFLNQDAQIRDSWLDNIDWVRIKERPPDKQQVSDSEEEDSLGQTPMSAQALLEGLLELLLPRETVAGALRRLGARGGGKGNSKGTGRPNSPQRLDRLSGLADQMVARGNLGVYQETRERLAMRLKGLGCRTQGSHDPTPPPSLDMFAEEVAEGELETPTPSHKEAEAAGDGLMDVMWEYKWENTGDAELYGPFTSAQMQFCLLSLQTWVSEGYFPDGVYCRKLDPPGGQFYNSKRIDFDLYT, from the exons ATGCCAAAGAGAAAAGTGACTTTTCAGGGTGttggagaggaggaggatgaagatgaAATCAGTGTTCCCAAAAAGAAG CTGGGGGACCCTGTGGCTggagcaggtggtcctgggagcCGCTTCAAAGGCAAACACTCTTTAGACAGTGATGAggaggatgatgatgaggaggggTCCAGCAAATACGATATCCTGGCCTCAGAGGATGTAGAAG gtcaggaagcagctaCTCTCCCCAGTGAGGGGGGTGTGAGGATTACACCCTTCAACCtgcaggaagagatggaggaaggccACTTTGATGCGGATGGCAACTACTTCCTGAACCAGGATGCGCAGATCCGAGACAGCTGGCTGGACAACATTGACTGG GTGAGGATCAAGGAACGGCCACCTGATAAGCAACAGGTCTCGGACTCAGAGGAAGAAGACAGCCTGGGTCAGACGCCAATGAGTGCCCAGGCACTCCTGGAGGGACTTTTGGAGTTGTTATTGCCAAGAGAGACAGTGGCTGGGGCTCTTAGGCGGCTGGGAGCCCGAGGAGGAGGCAAAGGGAACAGCAAGGGGACTGGGCGGCCCAATTCCCCCCAGCGTCTAGACCGGCTGTCTGGGTTAGCTGATCAGATGGTAGCTCGAGGCAACCTTGGCGTATACCAGGAAACAAGGGAACGGTTGGCTATGCGACTGAAGGGTTTGGGGTGTCGGACCCAGGGATCCCATGACCCCACACCTCCACCCTCCCTGGACATGTTTGCTGAGGAAGTGGCCGAGGGGGAGCTGGAAACCCCAACCCCATCCCATAAAGAAG cagaggcagcaggagatGGTCTGATGGATGTGATGTGGGAGTATAAATGGGAGAACACAGGGGATGCTGAGCTGTACGGACCCTTCACCAGTGCCCAGATGCAG ttttgtcttctgtctttacAGACCTGGGTGAGCGAAGGTTACTTCCCAGATGGCGTTTATTGCCGGAAGCTGGACCCTCCAGGCGGCCAGTTCTACAATTCCAAGCGCATTGATTTTGATCTCTACACGTGA
- the Cd2bp2 gene encoding CD2 antigen cytoplasmic tail-binding protein 2 isoform X3, with translation MPKRKVTFQGVGEEEDEDEISVPKKKLGDPVAGAGGPGSRFKGKHSLDSDEEDDDEEGSSKYDILASEDVEGQEAATLPSEGGVRITPFNLQEEMEEGHFDADGNYFLNQDAQIRDSWLDNIDWVRIKERPPDKQQVSDSEEEDSLGQTPMSAQALLEGLLELLLPRETVAGALRRLGARGGGKGNSKGTGRPNSPQRLDRLSGLADQMVARGNLGVYQETRERLAMRLKGLGCRTQGSHDPTPPPSLDMFAEEVAEGELETPTPSHKEEAAGDGLMDVMWEYKWENTGDAELYGPFTSAQMQFCLLSLQTWVSEGYFPDGVYCRKLDPPGGQFYNSKRIDFDLYT, from the exons ATGCCAAAGAGAAAAGTGACTTTTCAGGGTGttggagaggaggaggatgaagatgaAATCAGTGTTCCCAAAAAGAAG CTGGGGGACCCTGTGGCTggagcaggtggtcctgggagcCGCTTCAAAGGCAAACACTCTTTAGACAGTGATGAggaggatgatgatgaggaggggTCCAGCAAATACGATATCCTGGCCTCAGAGGATGTAGAAG gtcaggaagcagctaCTCTCCCCAGTGAGGGGGGTGTGAGGATTACACCCTTCAACCtgcaggaagagatggaggaaggccACTTTGATGCGGATGGCAACTACTTCCTGAACCAGGATGCGCAGATCCGAGACAGCTGGCTGGACAACATTGACTGG GTGAGGATCAAGGAACGGCCACCTGATAAGCAACAGGTCTCGGACTCAGAGGAAGAAGACAGCCTGGGTCAGACGCCAATGAGTGCCCAGGCACTCCTGGAGGGACTTTTGGAGTTGTTATTGCCAAGAGAGACAGTGGCTGGGGCTCTTAGGCGGCTGGGAGCCCGAGGAGGAGGCAAAGGGAACAGCAAGGGGACTGGGCGGCCCAATTCCCCCCAGCGTCTAGACCGGCTGTCTGGGTTAGCTGATCAGATGGTAGCTCGAGGCAACCTTGGCGTATACCAGGAAACAAGGGAACGGTTGGCTATGCGACTGAAGGGTTTGGGGTGTCGGACCCAGGGATCCCATGACCCCACACCTCCACCCTCCCTGGACATGTTTGCTGAGGAAGTGGCCGAGGGGGAGCTGGAAACCCCAACCCCATCCCATAAAGAAG aggcagcaggagatGGTCTGATGGATGTGATGTGGGAGTATAAATGGGAGAACACAGGGGATGCTGAGCTGTACGGACCCTTCACCAGTGCCCAGATGCAG ttttgtcttctgtctttacAGACCTGGGTGAGCGAAGGTTACTTCCCAGATGGCGTTTATTGCCGGAAGCTGGACCCTCCAGGCGGCCAGTTCTACAATTCCAAGCGCATTGATTTTGATCTCTACACGTGA
- the Cd2bp2 gene encoding CD2 antigen cytoplasmic tail-binding protein 2 isoform X4, producing the protein MPKRKVTFQGVGEEEDEDEISVPKKKLGDPVAGAGGPGSRFKGKHSLDSDEEDDDEEGSSKYDILASEDVEGQEAATLPSEGGVRITPFNLQEEMEEGHFDADGNYFLNQDAQIRDSWLDNIDWVRIKERPPDKQQVSDSEEEDSLGQTPMSAQALLEGLLELLLPRETVAGALRRLGARGGGKGNSKGTGRPNSPQRLDRLSGLADQMVARGNLGVYQETRERLAMRLKGLGCRTQGSHDPTPPPSLDMFAEEVAEGELETPTPSHKEEAEAAGDGLMDVMWEYKWENTGDAELYGPFTSAQMQTWVSEGYFPDGVYCRKLDPPGGQFYNSKRIDFDLYT; encoded by the exons ATGCCAAAGAGAAAAGTGACTTTTCAGGGTGttggagaggaggaggatgaagatgaAATCAGTGTTCCCAAAAAGAAG CTGGGGGACCCTGTGGCTggagcaggtggtcctgggagcCGCTTCAAAGGCAAACACTCTTTAGACAGTGATGAggaggatgatgatgaggaggggTCCAGCAAATACGATATCCTGGCCTCAGAGGATGTAGAAG gtcaggaagcagctaCTCTCCCCAGTGAGGGGGGTGTGAGGATTACACCCTTCAACCtgcaggaagagatggaggaaggccACTTTGATGCGGATGGCAACTACTTCCTGAACCAGGATGCGCAGATCCGAGACAGCTGGCTGGACAACATTGACTGG GTGAGGATCAAGGAACGGCCACCTGATAAGCAACAGGTCTCGGACTCAGAGGAAGAAGACAGCCTGGGTCAGACGCCAATGAGTGCCCAGGCACTCCTGGAGGGACTTTTGGAGTTGTTATTGCCAAGAGAGACAGTGGCTGGGGCTCTTAGGCGGCTGGGAGCCCGAGGAGGAGGCAAAGGGAACAGCAAGGGGACTGGGCGGCCCAATTCCCCCCAGCGTCTAGACCGGCTGTCTGGGTTAGCTGATCAGATGGTAGCTCGAGGCAACCTTGGCGTATACCAGGAAACAAGGGAACGGTTGGCTATGCGACTGAAGGGTTTGGGGTGTCGGACCCAGGGATCCCATGACCCCACACCTCCACCCTCCCTGGACATGTTTGCTGAGGAAGTGGCCGAGGGGGAGCTGGAAACCCCAACCCCATCCCATAAAGAAG aagcagaggcagcaggagatGGTCTGATGGATGTGATGTGGGAGTATAAATGGGAGAACACAGGGGATGCTGAGCTGTACGGACCCTTCACCAGTGCCCAGATGCAG ACCTGGGTGAGCGAAGGTTACTTCCCAGATGGCGTTTATTGCCGGAAGCTGGACCCTCCAGGCGGCCAGTTCTACAATTCCAAGCGCATTGATTTTGATCTCTACACGTGA